In Chlorogloeopsis sp. ULAP01, the following are encoded in one genomic region:
- a CDS encoding SDR family oxidoreductase encodes MPRAIKDSVIVITGASSGIGRATALEFARQRATLLLAARREAALQEVAQECDRLGGKALAVPTDVTNESEVQSLARRAIENFGRLDVWVNNAAVSLFGRFEQVPMESFRRVIDTNLFGYIHGARAALPYFREQGSGTLINVSSVVAITGQPYTSPYTISKYAIRGLSDSLRMELYLDNAPDIHVCTVLPASIDTPIFQHAANYTGRKTKALSPVYPAKEVAEAILGLAEKPQREIIVGQAGYLLALEKTLAPDLEERMMARQVDEDHFQDYKPAMPTDGNLFEPMQDYTGISGNWLGTGGITTQDVWDLARRAAKVLGIPIY; translated from the coding sequence ATGCCACGAGCAATCAAAGATTCAGTCATCGTCATTACGGGTGCCTCAAGCGGAATTGGGCGTGCCACAGCATTGGAGTTTGCCAGGCAACGTGCAACTTTACTGCTGGCAGCTCGACGCGAAGCAGCTTTGCAGGAAGTTGCCCAGGAGTGCGATCGCTTGGGCGGAAAGGCTCTAGCTGTGCCAACTGATGTAACAAATGAATCAGAGGTTCAATCACTGGCACGCCGTGCAATTGAAAATTTTGGTCGCTTAGATGTTTGGGTAAATAATGCCGCCGTCAGTTTGTTTGGTCGGTTCGAGCAAGTGCCGATGGAGTCTTTTCGACGGGTAATCGATACCAATTTATTTGGTTACATTCATGGTGCGCGTGCAGCCCTACCTTATTTCCGCGAACAGGGAAGCGGTACTTTGATTAATGTTTCCTCGGTTGTAGCCATAACCGGTCAGCCATACACTAGCCCTTATACTATTAGCAAATATGCAATTCGTGGTCTTTCCGATTCCCTACGTATGGAGTTATACCTAGACAACGCACCCGACATTCATGTCTGCACTGTGTTGCCAGCCTCCATAGATACACCGATATTTCAGCACGCAGCTAACTATACCGGACGTAAAACTAAAGCACTCAGCCCTGTATACCCTGCCAAAGAAGTCGCTGAAGCGATCCTTGGATTGGCAGAAAAACCGCAGCGCGAAATCATCGTCGGACAAGCTGGTTATCTTCTTGCCCTAGAAAAAACCTTGGCACCCGATTTAGAAGAGCGGATGATGGCACGGCAAGTCGATGAGGATCACTTCCAAGACTACAAGCCAGCCATGCCAACAGATGGCAATTTGTTTGAGCCAATGCAAGATTACACAGGTATCAGTGGCAATTGGTTGGGTACTGGCGGCATCACAACGCAAGATGTTTGGGACTTGGCAAGGCGGGCTGCAAAGGTATTAGGTATACCGATTTACTAA
- a CDS encoding AbrB family transcriptional regulator — MNQSLSVAPTTSKDSTTENLVVTKQQQFLKQLVVLALELLLALPLGLALSHFNVGGIAWIFGGIASGAAILQICRVFYDYSPKPNRTARKIGMALVGLNVGFSIAHGNLAGAAFGIPVFIFLTLFLLLCGSLIGYIYSHLSNTNLLTAMLATVPGGVGPMSAIAADYNRNVSLVSLVQALRVTCVVFLIPLFIKTFYSGNLIYPQPRSITGALLSLDASGIELLLLALLLCGLGVYLAVLCKIPAGDFFGALLVGIAFNPLLNWLHLIGDVNFIPPPLVNLLGQMLLGITIGEYWGEKPVLEKRTIGYALMSVAMTLATGAIAAMLAMQLTSWDWLTCLLVTAPGGSAEMILVALALNHNVEVVTASHLVRLIAINSSLPVWLFLFRHLDNQTEELS; from the coding sequence ATGAATCAAAGCTTAAGCGTTGCTCCTACTACAAGTAAGGACAGCACAACAGAAAATCTTGTTGTTACTAAGCAACAGCAATTTCTCAAGCAACTAGTAGTCCTTGCGTTAGAACTGCTTTTAGCTTTACCCTTAGGTTTAGCCCTCTCTCACTTCAACGTTGGTGGAATTGCCTGGATCTTCGGTGGTATTGCCTCCGGTGCGGCGATACTGCAAATTTGTCGGGTTTTTTACGACTATTCTCCTAAACCGAATCGAACTGCCAGAAAAATCGGCATGGCGCTTGTGGGCTTAAATGTTGGCTTTTCCATTGCTCACGGTAATTTAGCTGGTGCTGCGTTTGGTATTCCTGTTTTTATTTTTCTCACCTTATTCTTACTTTTGTGTGGCAGTCTAATTGGCTACATTTACTCTCATTTGAGCAATACTAATTTGTTGACAGCGATGCTGGCTACAGTTCCTGGTGGTGTAGGGCCAATGTCAGCGATCGCCGCCGATTACAATCGAAATGTTTCCCTTGTGTCATTAGTTCAAGCGCTTCGCGTCACTTGCGTAGTTTTTCTGATTCCGTTATTTATTAAGACATTTTACTCTGGTAATTTAATTTATCCACAACCACGCTCTATTACAGGTGCCTTGCTCAGTCTCGATGCATCTGGGATTGAATTACTTTTGTTGGCACTGCTTTTGTGCGGATTAGGAGTTTATTTAGCTGTTTTGTGCAAAATTCCTGCTGGCGATTTTTTTGGAGCATTACTGGTTGGAATTGCATTTAATCCTTTGCTGAATTGGTTGCATCTAATTGGTGATGTTAACTTTATTCCCCCTCCTCTAGTAAATTTACTAGGCCAAATGCTTTTGGGGATTACTATCGGTGAGTATTGGGGTGAAAAACCCGTCTTAGAGAAACGAACTATAGGATATGCATTGATGTCTGTGGCAATGACTCTCGCAACAGGAGCTATCGCTGCTATGCTTGCCATGCAACTAACATCTTGGGATTGGTTAACCTGTCTTTTGGTAACAGCACCAGGAGGATCTGCAGAGATGATTTTAGTGGCCCTGGCATTGAATCATAATGTGGAAGTTGTCACGGCAAGCCATTTAGTGCGACTTATTGCTATTAACAGTTCTTTGCCAGTTTGGCTATTTCTATTTCGTCATCTTGACAATCAAACAGAGGAACTAAGTTGA
- a CDS encoding AraC family transcriptional regulator yields MGYSHLSHFAAAFKRRYGITPSQYLAGEKAFFG; encoded by the coding sequence GTGGGGTATAGCCACCTAAGTCATTTTGCAGCAGCCTTCAAACGACGGTATGGTATCACACCCAGCCAATACTTGGCAGGGGAAAAAGCATTTTTCGGCTAG
- a CDS encoding iron-siderophore ABC transporter substrate-binding protein yields the protein MNRYINNWMKWWRRSLRRFVNCEDRPHPNPPLAKGRELESTSSPLYKGGLRGVKQQLLLALLTIGIASACSSTAIEHTVMLSIKSPSTPCRVVEHLMGETCVPNHPKRVIVLSDTSLLSNAFTLGIKPIASSVILIDLNANYPTEQAHLGEEIKEVQQVGLVLNPNIEKILLLKPDLILVWEPTKKIYPLLSQIAPTVVVPFDMPNWKEPKWKDKFRFIAEVLGKEAVAQEVMNQYNQRVEELKVVLGNRYKNQTVSVAIVLNSYSIVAVKNSFIGSILNELGLQRPPAQNVVVSRGYSHELSHERLDVLDGDILFLPVFSVNKEAYERLKHKPLWKKLKAVQKGQVYLVDWWSWIAWQDPPAANAVIDDLYKYLVNTP from the coding sequence ATGAACAGGTATATCAACAATTGGATGAAGTGGTGGAGGCGATCGCTCAGACGATTCGTCAATTGCGAGGATCGACCCCACCCTAACCCTCCCCTTGCAAAGGGGAGGGAATTGGAGTCAACTTCTTCCCCCCTTTATAAGGGGGGACTGAGGGGGGTAAAGCAACAACTATTACTAGCACTACTTACAATTGGGATCGCCTCAGCCTGTAGCAGCACGGCGATTGAGCATACCGTAATGCTGAGTATTAAATCACCCTCAACTCCTTGTCGAGTCGTGGAACACCTGATGGGGGAAACCTGTGTTCCCAATCACCCTAAGCGGGTCATCGTCCTTTCTGACACCAGCTTGCTAAGTAATGCGTTTACTTTGGGTATTAAACCCATTGCTAGTAGTGTTATACTAATTGATTTGAATGCAAACTATCCAACAGAACAAGCTCACCTGGGAGAAGAGATAAAAGAGGTTCAGCAAGTAGGATTGGTGCTTAACCCTAATATAGAGAAAATCTTACTACTTAAGCCTGATTTAATTTTGGTTTGGGAACCTACTAAAAAAATATACCCTTTGCTTTCTCAAATTGCACCTACAGTTGTGGTTCCTTTTGATATGCCTAATTGGAAAGAACCTAAGTGGAAAGATAAATTTAGATTTATCGCTGAGGTGTTAGGAAAAGAAGCAGTAGCGCAGGAAGTAATGAATCAGTATAATCAGCGAGTTGAGGAATTAAAAGTAGTCTTAGGCAATCGCTATAAAAATCAAACTGTTTCTGTGGCTATTGTTCTTAATTCTTACAGTATTGTTGCTGTTAAAAACTCATTCATCGGCTCTATCCTCAATGAACTAGGGCTGCAACGACCACCAGCACAAAATGTCGTTGTATCTCGTGGTTATAGTCATGAACTCTCCCACGAAAGACTTGATGTGTTAGATGGTGATATTTTATTTTTGCCGGTTTTTAGTGTAAATAAAGAAGCTTATGAAAGGTTAAAACACAAACCCCTTTGGAAAAAACTCAAGGCTGTTCAAAAAGGGCAAGTTTATCTCGTTGATTGGTGGTCATGGATAGCATGGCAAGATCCGCCTGCTGCTAATGCCGTGATTGATGACTTATATAAATACTTAGTTAATACTCCTTAA
- a CDS encoding DUF433 domain-containing protein, with the protein MQLEDYFSVLAPDDIRLKGTRIGIETILYEYIYRCKTPEEKIAEQFHTVTLEQVYATILYYLHHRSQVNAYLADWLEFSRTIREEQERNPSPARIRFRQMREEQALKQLQKS; encoded by the coding sequence ATGCAACTAGAAGACTACTTCAGTGTGTTGGCACCGGATGATATCCGGCTAAAAGGAACACGGATTGGTATTGAGACGATTTTATACGAGTACATCTATCGCTGCAAAACACCAGAAGAAAAAATCGCCGAGCAATTTCATACGGTGACACTCGAACAGGTTTACGCCACCATCTTGTATTACTTGCATCACCGCTCACAGGTTAATGCGTATCTGGCAGATTGGCTAGAGTTTTCTCGAACCATACGTGAAGAACAAGAGCGAAATCCTTCACCTGCCAGAATAAGATTTCGGCAAATGCGAGAAGAACAGGCACTCAAGCAGTTACAGAAAAGCTAA
- a CDS encoding DUF433 domain-containing protein — protein MKNNLHQYIEIVDGVRSGKPCITGTRITVADVAMMYLRMGQSLEEIAGKYQLPLAAVYMAMAFYFEHRQEIDRRTMEAEALAEAERIKQPSLLQEKLSAARDYV, from the coding sequence ATGAAAAATAATTTGCACCAATACATTGAGATCGTGGATGGAGTCCGCAGTGGTAAACCCTGTATCACTGGAACGAGAATCACTGTGGCAGATGTGGCGATGATGTATCTCCGCATGGGTCAGTCTTTGGAAGAGATTGCAGGGAAGTATCAATTGCCTTTGGCGGCGGTGTACATGGCAATGGCGTTTTATTTCGAGCATCGGCAAGAAATTGACAGACGAACGATGGAAGCAGAAGCGTTGGCTGAGGCAGAAAGAATCAAGCAGCCTTCTTTGCTGCAAGAAAAATTGAGTGCAGCTAGGGACTATGTTTGA
- a CDS encoding oxaloacetate decarboxylase — protein MPSGVEQTSGQKLRQLLARPEILVIPGVYDCLGAKLVEQLGFDVVATSGFGIAASTLGLPDYGFLTVTEMLYTVGRIAQSVSIPLIADLDTGYGNALNVMRTVKDAVQLGVAGVILEDQEWPKKCGHFEGKRVISMAEHAGKIRAAVQARGDSGLVIIARTDARAQLGLEEAIRRGSTYIEAGADALFVEAPQSVEELQAIASAFPNVPLIANIVEGGKTPQISASELQQLGFKIVFFPVTAVLAVTQTMTACLRHIKEQGTTANLQDLVKFKDFQQLMGVPKYLQMEKQFGG, from the coding sequence ATGCCATCAGGCGTTGAGCAAACTTCTGGACAAAAACTGCGACAGTTGCTTGCACGTCCGGAAATTCTTGTGATTCCTGGAGTTTACGACTGTCTGGGAGCCAAGCTAGTGGAACAATTGGGCTTTGATGTTGTTGCTACCAGTGGCTTTGGTATAGCTGCTTCCACACTTGGTTTACCAGATTATGGTTTTCTGACTGTCACAGAAATGCTATACACTGTCGGGCGAATTGCTCAGTCAGTAAGCATTCCGTTGATTGCCGATTTAGATACTGGCTATGGCAATGCTTTGAACGTAATGCGTACCGTCAAAGATGCCGTACAGTTAGGTGTAGCAGGAGTGATTTTAGAAGATCAAGAATGGCCGAAAAAATGCGGTCATTTCGAGGGGAAACGAGTCATTTCGATGGCAGAACACGCAGGAAAAATTCGGGCGGCAGTACAGGCAAGGGGTGATAGCGGTTTGGTGATTATTGCCCGTACTGATGCTCGTGCCCAATTAGGTTTAGAGGAAGCAATTCGGCGTGGCAGTACATACATAGAAGCTGGGGCAGATGCACTATTTGTGGAAGCACCCCAATCTGTTGAGGAACTACAAGCAATAGCCTCTGCTTTCCCAAATGTGCCACTGATTGCAAACATTGTTGAAGGTGGCAAAACTCCTCAGATTTCTGCTTCCGAGTTACAGCAGTTGGGTTTTAAGATAGTATTTTTTCCAGTCACTGCTGTTTTAGCAGTAACGCAGACTATGACTGCTTGCTTGCGGCACATTAAAGAACAGGGAACTACAGCTAATTTACAAGATTTGGTTAAGTTTAAAGATTTTCAACAACTGATGGGTGTTCCCAAATATCTGCAAATGGAGAAGCAGTTTGGTGGTTAG